The nucleotide sequence CTCATCCTTTGACATCCCCAGAGTTCTTTGGCTGTCCCCACATGTCTCCAAAGTTCCCAGGAGGCTTCTcagctgtccctggggctccctggGTATCCCCGGTCATCTTTGGCCATCCCTAGGGCTCCACAGGTGTCCCTGAGTGTCTCTGGGGCTCCCTGACTGGCCCTGGCCATCCTTGGATatccctgggggtccccaagggTCTCTGGGGCTCTCTGGGTGTCCCTTGCCATTCTCCTTGGGCCTCTCTAGCTGTCCCCAAGTGTCTCTGGGTGTTCTGGGGGCTCCCCAGGTGTCCCCAGGCCCCTCAGCCATCCCCAGGGCTCCCCCCTTGTCCCCAAGGCTCACCatccccctgtgtcccccccacctTGCAGGCAGCAGAAGGACCCCTGGGACACACACCCagcccagaggaggaggaggaggaggaagagcggcggcggcgggagcggatGGCGGCCGCCCGGCGGTTAGCCCTGCGCCTGGCGGGGCTGCTGGGTGCTGGCACCGGCGTGGCACTCGTCTACATCTTCGGTGAGTCCTCGGCATCCCCTGTgtgtcctgtgtcccccccccgctgctGGTGCCACCgtgcccccccctcacctccgCTCTCCCCCTCCTGCAGGCAGCAACGCGGTGGACGAGCACGGTGCCAAGGTGAGGGGTGCTCAGTGGCAGTTCCTGGACCCCTTTTTTTAGGCAGGGGGCTGCGCCgatgtcccctccctgccctttgGGGACACTTAGGGACATCGTGGGGGCTTAGcaccttccctctctcccttccttccccatgtGCCCCCGTCTGTCCCCTTTTGCTggtgttttcctgtattttggggTCTTTGTGTTGGGTGGGGCATTGGGGCCTCATGTCCCCGAGGGAGTGGCGTGTGCCCAAAGGGACCGACAATCCTTGTCACACCCCAGGGAGGCGTTTTTCTCACCGCAAACCCCTTTTTTAGAGAATTTTGGAGGTGATGAGGAGGGTTTTGATGTGCAGCACAgggggctccctggggagggagaggtgcaAATTGCCCTGCCCATCTCCGGTGACcagtgggggggggacacggggacatcaAACGGGGTGACGGGGAGCGTTGAACAGGTGACAATGACACCAGTGGGGTGACAGGGACATCAGTGGGGCGATGAGGACATCAGTCGACAGAAGGAAACCGCATGGAAACGGCGTCACCTACCTGTGAATTGTCGCTGTCACCTCCCGTGTCCCTTCCCCCTCAGTGACATGGCCCCTCCGGTGCCACCACGTCCTTCTCACCGGCCCCGTCTTAACCTTCCgcctccctcttctccccacagATCCCCGATGAGTTCGATGGCGGTGAGTGTCATCCCCAGACacccccggggtgggggtgggggggtgacaGCCACTGCAGGGGGGCGACACGTCGCATCCTCAGGGCTGTTTGACACCTCGGTGTTGCGGGTGGAGGCTTTTACGATGTTTTTAACACCCCGTTGTTACCCAAAAGGGGCTTTTTTTAGGGCATTTTGGTCTTTATCCTAATggtggggtggcgggggggggaactgTCACCCCccttggggacagcagggaccccAGGTGACCCTCACCTGCACTGGCCTTGGCTCTGCAGACCCTGTGGGCATCCAGCAGCTCCGCAGGACCTACAAGTACTTCAAGGACTACAGGCAGGTGCGTGGGGACCCgtttgggggggggtttcccCCATTTTGGGAGGGGGCTTCATGGCATCAGGGGTGGCCATCCCCATCCTGAGAGCTTTTTCATTCTGGGGAGCTTCATCCCCATTTTGGGGACATGTTGGATCCCCATCCCCTCTTGGGCGACCTTGTCCTAGTGCTGGGAAATCACATCCCTGTTTTGGAGTCCTCTGTCCCCACTGTGGGGGTCCTTGTCCCCACTGTGGGGGTCCTTGTCCCCACTTTGGGGTCTTTGTCGCTAGGCAGGGGCTCCCGTCctcagtttggggggggggctttgtCCCCGTTTGCCGGGGCGCTTCATCCCCACACTCCAGCCCTTGCCCCCATGCCGGTGCAGGGACCCTGTCCCATTTTGGGGTCCATTGTCCCCACGCCGGTGGCTCATCCCCGTGCCTGGGGGGGGGCTCCATCCCTCCCCCTGACTCCCCCCAGATGATCATCGAGCCCACCAGCCCCAAGCTGCTGCCGGACCCTCTGCGCGAACCCTACTACCAGCCCCCCTACACCCTCGTCATCGAGCTCACTGACGTCCTGCTGCACCCCGAGTGGTCGGTGAGTGTCCCCCAAGCcttcctgtgcccccccccccccccacccgccaccCCCCTGTGacacctccctgtcccccccccaaaccagctcGTCACTGGCTGGCGCTTCAAGAAGCGCCCGGGCATCGAGagcctcctgcagcagcttgCACCCCTCTACGAGATAGTTGTCTTCACCTCTGAAACCGGCATGGTGAGTGCgagtgggtgtgggggggagcaTGGCCACCCCAGGGGGTGACAGGGCCACCACGGGGTGCCCCCCACCCTCTCACCCCCTCTATTACCCCCCCACAGACCGCCTTCCCCCTCATTGACAGCGTGGACCCCCACGGCTTCATCTCCTACCGTCTCTTCCGTGATGCCACCCGCTACATGGACGGGCACCACGTCAAGGTGGTGTGACAGGGGAGGGGGACAGGCATTTCAGTGACCCCCCCCTGCCCTCCgccaaccctctctgttcccccccgccccaggacaTCTCCTGCCTCAACAGAGACCCGGcgaaggtggtggtggtggattGCCGGAGAGAAGCCTTCTGCCTACAGCCCTACAACGGGCTGGCGCTGCCCCGCTGGGACGGCAGCTCTGACGACCGCGCGCTCTACGACCTCACCGCTTTCCTCAAAAGTGGGTAAACGTGTCCCCTGAACATCCCCGACCCCCCTCCCtgacccccccaccacccccccacctctGCAAATCCGTCCGTCTGTCCCCGCAGCTATTGCCCTCAGTGGGGTGGAGGACGTCCGGACGGTGCTGGAGAATTACGCGCTGGAGGAG is from Harpia harpyja isolate bHarHar1 chromosome Z, bHarHar1 primary haplotype, whole genome shotgun sequence and encodes:
- the LOC128137327 gene encoding mitochondrial import inner membrane translocase subunit TIM50-like, coding for MAAAAGRAVAAACEACAALGARRVRAALGRAASGTAGTDAVLRERLRRHQAAEGPLGHTPSPEEEEEEEERRRRERMAAARRLALRLAGLLGAGTGVALVYIFGSNAVDEHGAKIPDEFDGDPVGIQQLRRTYKYFKDYRQMIIEPTSPKLLPDPLREPYYQPPYTLVIELTDVLLHPEWSLVTGWRFKKRPGIESLLQQLAPLYEIVVFTSETGMTAFPLIDSVDPHGFISYRLFRDATRYMDGHHVKDISCLNRDPAKVVVVDCRREAFCLQPYNGLALPRWDGSSDDRALYDLTAFLKTIALSGVEDVRTVLENYALEEDPLAAFKRRRSQLEEEEQQRLAELAQGKKPTGLFLGALAGRLWPRSKQQ